TCACGAACGAGGCAGGACGGCATCACTCCGGCGTCATCGAAACAGCCGAGGTCGCCCAGCGGCAACACCGGCCTATCGTGAACGAACCGAATCTTATCGACGGCGTGCTTGTCCAATTCCAAGAAAATGGTTGCTGTGCGGTTTTGCTCGCTGCGCGCACCGAAATAGATGCGCACGTCACCAGCCGCCGTGAGATAGGGCGTCGGGACTTGCGCGTGACTAACAATCCACGGATGGAGGGTCGGCGGACAATAGGCGACGCCCCGTTTTTGCCAGTTCTGCGGTAACATTGCAGCGTTGCGAAAGAGGGCTTCCCTGTCAATCGAAAGACTACGCAGCACGGCGAAATACATTCGCAACTTGCTGCTGGTGTGGAAAGCCCGCTGTCAAGAGCTCATCGGTAGGCTTATAGAAATATGGATGCGGGTAGCCCCGCTCGACGAACGTCGGTTCGGCCAGATTGTTATACCGAAAATGACACGACCAGCGAATCGCGGGCACCGAGTTTGTGCCGGAACGATGGACGAGGAAGCTGGAAAACACGACAACATCACCAACGGCACACGGCAAGCTTATGAATTTCTTTTCTTCCAGATAGCGATCATCCACCTTGCCAAATCCGCTGACGACCTCGCTCGTGACTAAGCCGTCGAGGTGACTGCCGGGGACGACTTCCAGCGGGCCGAGCTCCGCCGGCAAATCAACCAGCGGCAACCAGATCACGACCGAATCGAGCGAGCCCTGCATGCTCCGCCAATCCTGGTGCGGGAAGACCCGCCAATACACTTCACTCTTGGCCAGCCGCGGGCTGTTGAAGTACAGCACAGGCCGCGTCGAGATATTGGGCCACTCCACGCCGATCTGCCGCACCAGACTGACCAGTCGCTCGTCGAGCGCCAAACGATGCAACGAATTCAAGTGTTGAACCTGCTTGCCGCAGCTTATGAAGACGCCCAGATCGCGCTGAAACAGTTCGGGCATCGATGCATCGATCTGCTCGTCGCGCGCTGCCACCGTCGGCAAGATTCCGCGAGCTACCAACTGCCGGCAAAATACGTCACGCGCCTCGCGGAGAATCAATTGTATTTCACGGGATTCCACAATCGCTGGTAGATGAAGATAACCCTGCCGGCGGTAGGTTTCGAATTGGTTGGCGGATAGTTTCATATGAAGGGGCTTCAACCTACTATATTTCCACCGGCGTGCGGAATGACGACCAAAGGTTGAGACAGAGGATATAAAATAGCCTATTTCCGCACTTCACATTGCCGGTTATTTCCAAAACTCGCAGTTGAACAACTCTTCGCAGCCTGGCCACGGCTGACGGATTGGA
The sequence above is a segment of the Pirellulales bacterium genome. Coding sequences within it:
- a CDS encoding phytanoyl-CoA dioxygenase family protein, encoding MKLSANQFETYRRQGYLHLPAIVESREIQLILREARDVFCRQLVARGILPTVAARDEQIDASMPELFQRDLGVFISCGKQVQHLNSLHRLALDERLVSLVRQIGVEWPNISTRPVLYFNSPRLAKSEVYWRVFPHQDWRSMQGSLDSVVIWLPLVDLPAELGPLEVVPGSHLDGLVTSEVVSGFGKVDDRYLEEKKFISLPCAVGDVVVFSSFLVHRSGTNSVPAIRWSCHFRYNNLAEPTFVERGYPHPYFYKPTDELLTAGFPHQQQVANVFRRAA